One genomic window of Pecten maximus chromosome 3, xPecMax1.1, whole genome shotgun sequence includes the following:
- the LOC117323551 gene encoding clathrin heavy chain linker domain-containing protein 1-like isoform X1, whose amino-acid sequence MSSRSSTPTSKYPKIPPIITNEVDRRFLQDLSEYIDYEMARINTEEDEQRYIIFKTVFNRIIEHVKAYKPLLTAVKKEYEDTIEVIKSGQRESVFLHGKLKAMASEPSTIRNYKKRGDELEERIGVIEKDNDRLQKQLLNLKAKRKEQEEFERQVTEPPKREFKKDHRLIPGLTLEESTNVSLLYRDLEKLDRQLKELDISLRTRYVEKSYKVELKEKLDEKVLYRDQLALQGQLYRAKQHRLKIAVEAAQAYNRVKPPHQTVGDAVFFALSHAAGLQIQEKGNRLNYRYNAGVDLTELAPDQNQGEAREGSAAAASKSSFDDDDPNREKEAEMMLEYIEKFNELFEDGKYEEAAIHAANSPKGILRTSATLAKFRDVKVRVNGRTPLLAFSEAVMSSVGAIGMKPNDTLSLDCVECALGENRLDLLSHWISQERLTLSEDLGDRISSHCKCNVPCRCGSQALAQNVFSKLQLHRQTVVCLLKQGRIHAGMDHARHKMPFTRDQFMSVLRICPSVQLMHALVEEDGEGSRALPIGLVLLVVLEKNQYNLVLPFIQDLQKRPSIDDPKINQFQAAVLDDSFTTSVQWDSLVELFQDQGYEDTAMCLLASITVLNAMRSAIYTRLGDSTPQSPQTDSHQSDPIQGVQPPQGHPICGDLSSTSGPT is encoded by the exons ATGTCGTCCAGATCCTCCACTCCCACTTCTAAGTACCCTAAGATACCACCTATCATAACCAATGAAGTTGACAGACGATTCCTTCAGGATCTCAGCGAGTACATCGACTATGAGATGGCAAGGATTAATACAGAGGAAGATGAGCAGCGCTACATCATCTTCAAAACTGTCTTTAACAGA ATAATAGAACATGTGAAGGCCTACAAACCTCTGCTGACAGCAGTGAAGAAGGAGTATGAAGACACCATTGAGGTGATAAAATCTGGACAGAGGGAGTCTGTCTTTCTCCATGGCAAACTCAAGGCCATGGCATCTGAACCCTCAACTATCAGGAATTATAAAAAGAGGGGTGATGAACTAGAGGAAAG GATTGGAGTCATTGAGAAAGACAATGACAGACTTCAGAAGCAGCTGCTGAATTTAAAAGCCAAACGTAAGGAACAGGAAGAGTTTGAAAGGCAGGTAACAGAGCCACCAAAACGAGAATTCAAGAAGGATCACCGTCTCATACCTG GATTAACACTGGAAGAATCCACAAATGTTTCATTGCTGTATCGAGACTTAGAAAAGCTTGACCGACAGTTAAAGGAACTAGACATCAGTTTAAGGACGAGATATGTCGAGAAATCCTATAAAGTGGAACTCAAAGAGAAGCTTGATGAAAAAGTCCTATATAGGGATCAACTCGCCCTCCAAGGTCAACTGTACCGAGCCAAGCAGCATCGTCTAAAAATAGCTGTAGAGGCTGCCCAAGCCTACAACCGAGTGAAACCCCCACATCAGACAGTGGGTGATGCTGTCTTCTTCGCACTCTCACATGCAGCAGGACTGCAGATTCAGGAAAAAG GTAACCGTCTGAATTACAGATATAACGCTGGTGTTGATTTAACAG AACTTGCTCCAGACCAAAACCAGGGAGAGGCTAGGGAGGGATCAGCAGCCGCAGCATCTAAGTCATCCTTCGACGATGATGATCCAAATAGGGAGAAGGAGGCAGAGATGATGTTGGAGTATATTGAGAAATTTAATGAGCTTTTTGAGGACGGAAAGTATGAGGAGGCCGCCATACACGCTGCCAACAGTCCCAAGGGCATCCTAAGGACATCTGCCACGCTCGCCAAGTTTAGAG ATGTCAAGGTCCGGGTTAATGGTCGGACGCCCCTTCTGGCCTTCAGTGAGGCTGTGATGTCATCAGTCGGGGCTATCGGTATGAAGCCTAACGACACTCTGTCTCTGGATTGTGTTGAGTGTGCCCTGGGTGAGAACAGACTGGACCTCTTATCTCACTGGATCTCACAAGAAAG ACTTACTCTGTCGGAGGATCTAGGTGACAGAATTAGTTCCCACTGTAAGTGTAACGTGCCATGTAGATGTGGTAGCCAGGCTCTCGCCCAGAATGTGTTCAGTAAGTTACAGCTTCACCGACAGACAGTGGTGTGTCTTCTGAAACAAGGACGTATCCATGCTGGAATGGACCATGCTCGGCACAAGATGCCGTTCACACGAGACCAGTTTATGTCCGTACTTCGgatctgtccgtctgtccagTTGATGCACGCCCTTGTAGAGGAGGACGGTGAAGGCAGCCGTGCCCTGCCCATTGGACTGGTCTTACTGGTAGTTCTAGAGAAGAACCAATACAATCTGGTGTTACCTTTCATTCAGGACCTACAAAAACGACCATCAATTG ATGATCCAAAGATAAACCAGTTCCAGGCAGCTGTCCTGGATGACTCCTTCACAACTTCTGTCCAGTGGGACAGCCTGGTAGAGTTGTTCCAGGACCAAGGCTATGAGGATACAGCGATGTGTCTCCTTGCCTCTATAACTGTTCTCAATGCCATGAGGAGTGCTATTTATACTCGTCTTGGTGACAGCACCCCACAGTCGCCCCAGACAGACTCACATCAGTCTGACCCTATACAGGGGGTACAACCTCCCCAGGGACACCCCATCTGTGGTGATCTCTCATCCACAAGCGGCCCCACCTGA
- the LOC117323552 gene encoding 26S proteasome regulatory subunit 6B, giving the protein MEEIGLPQEKEDSTVTESRPGTSQTTSHFDSLDVDVEDLYVKYKKLKRQLEFLEVQEEYIKDEQKNLKKEYLHAQEEVKRIQSVPLVIGQFLEAVDQNTGIVGSTTGSNYYVRILSTIDRELLKPSASVALHKHSNALVDVLPPEADSSITMLSTDEKPDVLYSDIGGMDIQKQEVREAVELPLTHFDLYKQIGIDPPRGVLMFGPPGCGKTMLAKAVAHHTTAAFIRVVGSEFVQKYLGEGPRMVRDVFRLAKENAPAIIFIDEIDAIATKRFDAQTGADREVQRILLELLNQMDGFDQTVNVKVIMATNRADTLDPALLRPGRLDRKIEFPIPDRRQKRLIFSTITSKMNLSEEVDLEDYVARPDKISGADINAICQEAGMQAVRENRYIVLAKDFEKGYKNNIKKDETEHEFYK; this is encoded by the exons ATGGAAGAGATCGGCTTGCCACAAGAAAAG gAGGATTCCACAGTTACCGAGTCCAGGCCAGGGACTTCCCAGACAACTAGTCATTTTGACTCACTTGATGTAGATGTGGAGGATCTCTATGTCAAATACAAA AAATTGAAACGGCAACTAGAGTTTTTGGAAGTACAAGAAGAGTACATCAAAGATGAACAAAAGAACCTGAAAAAGGAATATTTGCATGCACAAGAGGAAGTAAAGAGAATTCAGAGTGTGCCTCTGGTCATTGGCCAGTTTTTGGAAGCTGTTGACCAAAACACAGGAATAGTTGGCTCAACCACAG GTTCTAACTACTATGTGAGGATATTGTCCACTATTGACCGTGAGCTGTTGAAGCCCTCGGCCAGTGTAGCATTACACAAACACAGCAATGCCTTGGTGGATGTTCTTCCTCCAGAGGCTGACAGCAGCATCACCATGCTTTCAACAG ATGAGAAGCCAGATGTGCTGTACTCTGACATAGGCGGTATGGACATACAGAAGCAGGAAGTACGGGAAGCTGTTGAACTGCCACTCACTCACTTTGACCTGTATAAACAGATAGGTATAGACCCTCCACGAGGTGTCCTCATGTTTGGACCCCCGGGTTGTGGTAAAACTATGCTGGCCAAGGCTGTCGCTCATCATACTACAG CGGCATTTATACGAGTGGTTGGATCAGAGTTTGTACAAAAATACCTTGGAGAGGGACCAAGAATGGTGAGAGATGTGTTCAGACTGGCAAAGGAAAATGCTCCAGCCATTATCTTTATAGATGAAATTGATGCCATTGCTACCAAACGTTTTGATGCCCAAACTGGAG CTGACCGAGAGGTACAGAGGATTTTACTCGAACTGTTGAACCAGATGGATGGTTTTGATCAAACTGTTAATGTAAAG GTAATCATGGCTACAAATCGAGCAGACACATTAGATCCAGCTCTTCTACGTCCTGGTCGTCTAGACAGAAAAATTGAGTTCCCTATACCAGACAGACGACAGAAGCGACTCATTTTCTCCACCATTACCAGTAAGATGAATCTGAGTGAAGAGGTTGATCTGGAAGACTATGTCGCCCGTCCTGATAAAATCAGCGGTGCTGACATCAACGCCATCTGTCAGGAG GCTGGTATGCAGGCTGTGAGAGAGAACAGATACATCGTGTTAGCTAAAGACTTTGAAAAAGGATATAAGAATAATATAAAGAAAGATGAAACTGAACATGAATTCTACAAGTAG
- the LOC117323551 gene encoding clathrin heavy chain linker domain-containing protein 1-like isoform X2: protein MSSRSSTPTSKYPKIPPIITNEVDRRFLQDLSEYIDYEMARINTEEDEQRYIIFKTVFNRIIEHVKAYKPLLTAVKKEYEDTIEVIKSGQRESVFLHGKLKAMASEPSTIRNYKKRGDELEERIGVIEKDNDRLQKQLLNLKAKRKEQEEFERQVTEPPKREFKKDHRLIPGLTLEESTNVSLLYRDLEKLDRQLKELDISLRTRYVEKSYKVELKEKLDEKVLYRDQLALQGQLYRAKQHRLKIAVEAAQAYNRVKPPHQTVGDAVFFALSHAAGLQIQEKELAPDQNQGEAREGSAAAASKSSFDDDDPNREKEAEMMLEYIEKFNELFEDGKYEEAAIHAANSPKGILRTSATLAKFRDVKVRVNGRTPLLAFSEAVMSSVGAIGMKPNDTLSLDCVECALGENRLDLLSHWISQERLTLSEDLGDRISSHCKCNVPCRCGSQALAQNVFSKLQLHRQTVVCLLKQGRIHAGMDHARHKMPFTRDQFMSVLRICPSVQLMHALVEEDGEGSRALPIGLVLLVVLEKNQYNLVLPFIQDLQKRPSIDDPKINQFQAAVLDDSFTTSVQWDSLVELFQDQGYEDTAMCLLASITVLNAMRSAIYTRLGDSTPQSPQTDSHQSDPIQGVQPPQGHPICGDLSSTSGPT from the exons ATGTCGTCCAGATCCTCCACTCCCACTTCTAAGTACCCTAAGATACCACCTATCATAACCAATGAAGTTGACAGACGATTCCTTCAGGATCTCAGCGAGTACATCGACTATGAGATGGCAAGGATTAATACAGAGGAAGATGAGCAGCGCTACATCATCTTCAAAACTGTCTTTAACAGA ATAATAGAACATGTGAAGGCCTACAAACCTCTGCTGACAGCAGTGAAGAAGGAGTATGAAGACACCATTGAGGTGATAAAATCTGGACAGAGGGAGTCTGTCTTTCTCCATGGCAAACTCAAGGCCATGGCATCTGAACCCTCAACTATCAGGAATTATAAAAAGAGGGGTGATGAACTAGAGGAAAG GATTGGAGTCATTGAGAAAGACAATGACAGACTTCAGAAGCAGCTGCTGAATTTAAAAGCCAAACGTAAGGAACAGGAAGAGTTTGAAAGGCAGGTAACAGAGCCACCAAAACGAGAATTCAAGAAGGATCACCGTCTCATACCTG GATTAACACTGGAAGAATCCACAAATGTTTCATTGCTGTATCGAGACTTAGAAAAGCTTGACCGACAGTTAAAGGAACTAGACATCAGTTTAAGGACGAGATATGTCGAGAAATCCTATAAAGTGGAACTCAAAGAGAAGCTTGATGAAAAAGTCCTATATAGGGATCAACTCGCCCTCCAAGGTCAACTGTACCGAGCCAAGCAGCATCGTCTAAAAATAGCTGTAGAGGCTGCCCAAGCCTACAACCGAGTGAAACCCCCACATCAGACAGTGGGTGATGCTGTCTTCTTCGCACTCTCACATGCAGCAGGACTGCAGATTCAGGAAAAAG AACTTGCTCCAGACCAAAACCAGGGAGAGGCTAGGGAGGGATCAGCAGCCGCAGCATCTAAGTCATCCTTCGACGATGATGATCCAAATAGGGAGAAGGAGGCAGAGATGATGTTGGAGTATATTGAGAAATTTAATGAGCTTTTTGAGGACGGAAAGTATGAGGAGGCCGCCATACACGCTGCCAACAGTCCCAAGGGCATCCTAAGGACATCTGCCACGCTCGCCAAGTTTAGAG ATGTCAAGGTCCGGGTTAATGGTCGGACGCCCCTTCTGGCCTTCAGTGAGGCTGTGATGTCATCAGTCGGGGCTATCGGTATGAAGCCTAACGACACTCTGTCTCTGGATTGTGTTGAGTGTGCCCTGGGTGAGAACAGACTGGACCTCTTATCTCACTGGATCTCACAAGAAAG ACTTACTCTGTCGGAGGATCTAGGTGACAGAATTAGTTCCCACTGTAAGTGTAACGTGCCATGTAGATGTGGTAGCCAGGCTCTCGCCCAGAATGTGTTCAGTAAGTTACAGCTTCACCGACAGACAGTGGTGTGTCTTCTGAAACAAGGACGTATCCATGCTGGAATGGACCATGCTCGGCACAAGATGCCGTTCACACGAGACCAGTTTATGTCCGTACTTCGgatctgtccgtctgtccagTTGATGCACGCCCTTGTAGAGGAGGACGGTGAAGGCAGCCGTGCCCTGCCCATTGGACTGGTCTTACTGGTAGTTCTAGAGAAGAACCAATACAATCTGGTGTTACCTTTCATTCAGGACCTACAAAAACGACCATCAATTG ATGATCCAAAGATAAACCAGTTCCAGGCAGCTGTCCTGGATGACTCCTTCACAACTTCTGTCCAGTGGGACAGCCTGGTAGAGTTGTTCCAGGACCAAGGCTATGAGGATACAGCGATGTGTCTCCTTGCCTCTATAACTGTTCTCAATGCCATGAGGAGTGCTATTTATACTCGTCTTGGTGACAGCACCCCACAGTCGCCCCAGACAGACTCACATCAGTCTGACCCTATACAGGGGGTACAACCTCCCCAGGGACACCCCATCTGTGGTGATCTCTCATCCACAAGCGGCCCCACCTGA